Below is a genomic region from Streptomyces roseoviridis.
CCAGCTCGCCGGCCGCCGGCGGAGAGACGTTTCGCCAGCTGGTGCCGCCGTCCGTGGTGCGCAGCACCGTGCCGCGGGAACCGGCGGCCCAGGCGACCTGCCGGCTCACGGCGGCCAGGCCCCGGAAGCGGGCGTCCGTCCCGGTCGGGGTGAGCTGCCAGCCGGCCGCGGCGGGCGCCGGCTCGGCCGCGGTCCGCGCCGGGGCCGGCGGGGCGGGGGCGGGGGCAGCCGGGGCGGGCGCGGGGGCCGGCCCGGTGGCGGGAGCTGCCACGGCGGGGGCCGGGGCGGTCAGCGCCATCGCGAGCGTCGCTCCGGCCAGTCCCGTCGTGAGTCCCAGGACCGTCATTCGTCTCGTCTTCCCCATGGGCGTCATGGCGCCGGAAGCTAGCCCACCGTGAAGATCCCGTCCAGGGTGCCTGTCCGTTACGGGGTTCCCGCCCGCCGGCGCCGCCCGCGACCCGCCCCCGCGACCGCGCCCCGCCCCGCGCGGCGGCGAGGGGCGGTGACGCAGCTCACGTACCCCTTCAGTGCACGTCGGGGCTCCTCCGCTCGTCTTCCGTGGTGTCAGGGGGATGGCAGGAGAACGTAGCCGCGCGACAGGAGGCTGGCCCATGTCCACCGTCATCGAGCAGGCCGTGCAGGCCCGGCTGGTCGCGTCCGCGCCGCGGGCGGAGTCCGTGGCGGCCACGCTGCGGTACGACCGCGAGGACCCGTACGCCGTCAGCATGGCCTTCCCGCCGCCCGCCACCCTGGAAGGCGTGGAGGTGTCGTGGGCGTTCGCCCGCGAGCTGCTCGTCGAGGGCGTGGACGGCCCGGCCGGCGTCGGGGACGTCCGGCTGCGCCCGTACGGCTACGACCGCACGGTGGTGGAGTTCCACGCCCCCGAGGGCGTGGCCGTGGTGCACGTCCGCACGGAGGAGCTGCGCACCTTCCTGGAGCGCTCGCAGCACCTGGTGCCGCGCGGGCGCGAGCACCAGTACCTGGACTGGGACGCGAACCTGGCGCAGCTCCTGGAGGAGCATCCCTAATTCGATTGCGGCCCCCCGTCTCCCGGTCGTAGCGTTTCGTCCTGGCCCTGTTGTCACCCGATCGGAGAAGGCCGTTGCTTCGCTGAGGTTCGAGACACCGTGCCGCGCGTGCCGCCCCGCCGCGTGTGCCGTCGTCGACCTCGGCGTACGAGCGCTGCTTCCGTTCCGGTCCGTTCCCGGCCCCTCCGGCCGTCGTCGGCCCTTCCGGTCTCCGCCCGCGCCCCGGTGTCTCACGCGATGCCCTTGCCCACGTCGCGCAACCGGGAGGCCTCCATGGCGACTCGCCCCACCTTCATCACCTGCACGTCCCTCTCCTTCTCCTGGCCGGACGGGACGAAAGTCCTCGACGACTTCCGGCTGGCCGTCGGCCCCGGCAGGACCGGCCTCGTCGGCCTCAACGGATCCGGGAAGTCCACCCTGCTCAAGCTGATCGCCGGTGAGCTGACCCCGTCGGCGGGCACGGTCCGTGTCGCCGGGGAGGTCGGCCACCTGCCGCAGAACCTGGTGCTGCGCACGGCTCTGCGGGTCGACCAGGTGCTCGGCATCGACCGGACCCGGGCCGCGCTGCACGCCATCGAGGCGGGCGACACCGCCGAGGAGCACTTCGCGGCCGTCGGCGACGACTGGGACGTGGAGGAGCGCGCCCGGGCCGTGCTCGACCAGCTCGGGCTCGGTCACATCGGGCTCGACCGCACGATCGGCGAGGTCTCGGGCGGAGAGTCGGTGCTGCTGCGGCTCGCGGCCCTGCTGCTCGCCCGGCCCGGCGTGCTGCTGCTCGACGAGCCGACGAACAATCTCGACCTGTACGCGCGGCGGCGGCTCTACGAGGCGGTGGACGCCTGGTCGGGCGTGCTGGTCGTGGTCAGTCACGACCGTGAACTCCTGGAGCGCGTCGACCAGATCGCCGATCTGCGGGACGGCGAGGTCGCCTGGTACGGCGGCAACTGGTCCGACTACCAGGCGGCGCTGGCGACCGAACAGGAGGCGGCCGAGCGGATGGTGCGGGTCGCCGAGGCCGACGTCCAGCGGCAGAAGCGCGATCTGGCCGACGCGCAGATGAAGTTGGCGCGTCGCAGGCGGTACGGGCAGAAGAGCTACGACAACAAGGTCGTGCCGAAGATCGTCGCCAACAGCCGCAGGGCGGCCGCCGAGGTGTCCTCGGCCAAGCACCGCGTGCTGCACACCGAGCGGCTCGCGGAGGCGCGTTCGCGCCTCGACGCGGCGGTGGAGGCGGTGCGGGACGATGACGAGATCCGCATCGAGCTGCCCCGCACCGCGGTCCACGCGGGCCAGGACGTGCTGCTGCTGCGCGATCTGGAGTTGCCGTACGGGGGCCGGGTGAGCGGTGGCTTCGAGCTGCGCGGGCCCGAGCGGGTCGCGCTCCTCGGCCGCAACGGCGCGGGCAAGACGACCCTGCTGCGGACGATCGCGGGTGAACTCGCCCCGGTCGCGGGCGAGGCGGTGACGCACGTCCCGCTGCGCTTCCTGCCGCAGCGGCTCGACGTCCTGGACGACGGGCTGAGCGTGGTGGAGAACGTGGCCCGGTTCGCTCCGGCGGCGACGCCCAACCAGATCCGGGCGCGGCTCGCCCGCTTCCTGTTCCGGGGGGCCCGGGCGGACCGTCCGGCGGGCACGCTGTCGGGCGGTGAGAGGTTCCGCGCGACGCTGGCGGCGCTCCTGCTGGCCGAGCCGGCCCCGCGGCTGCTGATGCTCGACGAGCCGACCAACAACCTGGACACGGCGTCGGTGCGGAGCCTGACGGCGGCGCTGGAGGCGTACGAGGGCGCGCTGATCGTGGCGAGCCACGACGTGCCGTTCCTGGAGTCGCTGGGGATCACGCGCTGGCTGCTGCTCGACGGGGCGTTGCGGCCGACGACGGCCGAGGCCGTGCGGGCGGGTCTCGGCGCGGGGGCGCCGGGAGCGGGGGCGGTGCCGGTGGAGTGACGGTCGGGTGACGCCGGGGGGCGTCTGCCGTGGGGCCGGGGGCGTCTGCCGTGGGTGGCGCCGGGTCACGCGGGACAGGGTGCAGGGGGTGCCCCGTCCGCGTGACCTGGGTCTCCCCCTACCGCGCGGGAGCTGGGGGCATAACGGAACGTAACCGGACATCGCCGAGACGGGCTTGGCCAGCCCCTTACGACGCCTTAACCTACGGTCTCGTAACCTACGAATCCGTAGGTAGTTCCGTATGCCCTTCCCCCGTCCCCCTGGAGTTTTCGTGACGCTCACCCCTTCCCATCTCGGCAGTTCGGCGGAGTGGACCGACGCACGGCTGCTGTACGCCCTGGAGGAAGTGGTCGAGAAGGAGCTCAACCGGCATCTGAAGGTCACCAAGGACTGGATGCCGCACGAGTACGTGCCGTGGTCGGACGCGCGGAACTTCCCCGGCTTCTTCGAGGACGGCGAGGCATGGGAGCGCTCGCAGTCCAAGGTCACCGATGTCGGCCGCATCGCGCTCGTGGTGAACCTGCTCACCGAGGACAACCTGCCGAGCTACCACCACGAGATCGCCACCCTCTTCGGCCGCGACGGCGCCTGGGGCACGTGGGTGCACCGCTGGACCGCGGAGGAGGGCCGGCACGGCATCGTCATGCGCGACTACCTGCTGGCCTCACGGGCGGTGGACCCGGACGAGCTGGAGCGCTTCCGCATGGCCCACATGAGCGAGGGCTTCGAGTCCGACAACCGGCACTCGATGCTGCACTCGGTCGCGTACGTGGCCTTCCAGGAGCTCGCGACCCGCATCTCGCACCGCAACACCGGCCACCAGTCCGGCGACCCCGTCTGTGACCGCATGCTCGCCCGCATCGCGCTCGACGAGAACCTGCACATGGTGTTCTACCGCAACCTGCTGGGCGCGGCCTTCGAGCTGGCGCCGGACCTGACGATGCAGGCCGTGCGGGACGTCGTCGTCAACTTCCGCATGCCCGGTCACGGCATGCCGGGCTTCGAGCGCGCGGCGGCCCAGATGGCGATCGGCGAGATCTACAACCTGCGCATCCACCACGACGACGTGATCCAGCCGGTGCTGCGCTTCCTGAAGGTCCTGCAGATCGAGGGCCTCGGCCCGGAGGGCCTGAAGGCACAGGAAGAGCTGGGACTGTATCTGAACGGGCTGGACGGCGAGGCCCGCAAGTTCGACGAGCGGCTCGCGGCCCGCAAGGCGCGGATGGAGGCCCGGGCGGCCGGCTGACGGCCGGAGGAGTCCGCGGGCGGGCGTGTTCAGCCCCGGCGCCGCTTCAGCTTGATCCGCTCCTTCTCCGAGAGACCGCCCCACACCCCGAAGCGCTCGTCGTGCTTCAGCGCGTACTCCAGGCACGCGACGCGCCCTTCGCACGCCCCGCACAGCTGCTTGGCCTCACGGGTCGAGGAGCCGGGTGCCGGGAAGAAGAACTCGGGCCCGGCCTGCGCGCACAGCGCGTCCTGCTGCCAGGACAGGTCGGGGGTCAGGAGGGCCTGCGGGGCGGAGGGCATCGTGTCGGTCTGCATGGAACCAGACTGGCCGCGTGGCCTAAACGCGTCATCAACGTCTGCTCAACGCGGCGCGCCGGGGGACGACGCGTCTGTTGCGGCCGAGCCGCGGACTCCGCTGCTCCGGGAGCGGCGACTGTCCGCACGGTCGTGCGGACAGTACGATGGCGGCATGAGCGGCAGCACCAGAACGGACGGGCGCGTCGAGCGCGGCAACCAGACCCGGCGACTCGTCCTGGGCCGCACCATGCACATCGCCTCCGTCGAGGGTCTGGAAGGGCTGTCGCTCGGCCGGATCGCCACCGAGCTGGGCCTCAGCAAGAGCGGGGTCTTCGCCCTGTTCGGCTCCAAGGAGGAGCTCCAGCTCGCCACCGTGCGGGCGGCCACCTCCGTGTTCGTGGCCGAGGTCGTCACGCCACTGACCGACCTGCCGCCCGGTCCGGGCCGGGTGTGGGCGCTGTGCCGCAACTGGCTCGCGTACTCGTCGGGGCGGACCTTCGAGGGCGGTTGCTTCTTCTACGCCGTCTCGGCGGAGTTCGACGCCCGCACCGGCCCGGTCCACGACGCCGTGGCGCAGGCCCGCCGGGACTGGCTGGCCTATGTGGAGCGGACGATCGAGGAGGCCCGGCTGGCCGGCGGCTTCGTGGCGGACGTGGACGCTCCGCAGCTCGCCTTCGAGATCATCGCCCTCATGGAGTCGGCCAACGCCCAGTCCGTCCTGCTCGGAGACACCTCCGCCTACGCGCGGGCCGAGCGGGGCATCGCCCGGCTGCTGCGGGCGGAGGCGACCGCCGGGGCGCGCGAGGAGATCGGCGCCCCGGCGGGGTGAGTCAGCGGGCGGCGACGCCGGGCACGGCGCTCGCCTCGCCGGCCCGCCCGGACCGCTCCGTGCGCCCGGCGGCCCGGTCCGCCGGCCGGGCCCCGCCCCGCCCGGCACCCTGGCCCGTCATGAACTCCACGGCTTCCGCGACGACCTGGTCGTCCCTCAGGATCCGCCGGTGGCCGAGGCCCCGGGTGACCACCAGCCGGGCGCGCTCGCCGTGGGCGCGGGCGAGGAGGCGGGCGTGGGCCATCGGGACCATCTCGTCCGTCTCGTCGTGGAACAGCAGGACGGGCGCGCCGAGGTCGTCGGGGCGCCAGTCGGCGTCCAGCCGGTGCCAGATCTCCGGCTCCCCCGGCGCGAGCCGGCGCTCGACGTGGCGGCGCATCGCCCGCATGGCGCGGCCGGTCAGACCGAAGGCGCCCTGGAACCAGTCGGTGAGCAGGGTGAAGGAGCCGACGCCGGAGATGCCGACGAAGCGGCCGGCGCGCACGCCGTCGCGCAGCGCGAAGAGGGCGGCGAGGACTCCGAAGGAATGGGCGAGGACCGCGTCGAAATCACCGTGGCGGGCGTGCAGCTCCCGGATGATCGCGCGGTATTCGATGATGTTGCTGGCCCGGCCGGAGGCCTCGCCGTGGCCGGGCGCGTCGAAGGCCACGGGGCTGTAGCCGCGCTCGACCAGGGCCTCGGCGAAGGCGGCCAGGCGCGAGGCGCGTGAGGACCAGCCGTGGACGAGCAGCACCGGCCGTCTCCCGTCGCCCCAGGCGTAGACGACGGCCTCCTTGCCGCGCACCCGGATGCGGTCGACCCGGGCGGCGGCCATCAGGGGTTCCTCGGCCGGCCTGAGCCGCGCCCGGCCGGCGGGGCGGACGAAGAGGTGGAAGACGGCGCGCCCGGCGGGGGCGGGAGCGACGCGGGCGGCGGCGTTGAGCGCGGTGCGGACCAGCAGGGCCTTCGGAAACATGCCGGATCTCCTCGATCGTCCTCGATACGAGAAAATGCTAGCACGACCGTTCGTGTTGTTTTGAGTCCCGGAACGCTCCCGCGCCCCTCGCTCGCCCCCTATCCCTTCTCCCCCGGCTCCTTCCCCTCCTTCTTCGCCCGGCTCGGCTGGACCCGCTTCGGCTCGCCCGGCATCTTCGGGTACTCCGGCGGATAGGGCAGGTCCCCGAGGCCGTGCTCCGCCTCGTCCCGCCGGGCCAGTTCGAGCAGGGACTCCAGACTGAACCGTTCGTCGTCCATGTCCGCGTGCACATCGCCGTGCTCGGCGTAGCGCGCCGGCATGGTGCGGATGTCGAAGTCGCGCGGCACCGCGTCGTCGACCTCGTCCCAGCGCAGGGGCGCGGAGACGGGGGCGTGCGGGTGCGGGCGCACGGAGTAGGCGGAGGCGATGGTGCGGTCGCGGGCGGTCTGGTTGTAGTCCAGGAAGATCCGCTGCCCGCGCTCCTCCTTCCACCACTTGATGGTCACGCGCTCCGGCATCCGCCGCTCCAGCTCCCGGCCGCAGGCGATGGCGGCCCGCCTGACCTGAGTGAAGGTCCAGTTCGGCAGGATCGGCACGAAGACGTGCAGTCCGCGCCCGCCCGAGGTCTTGGGCCAGCCGCGCAGTCCGTGCTCGTCCAGGACCGCCCGCAGTTCGTGGGCGGCGCGGACGGCGTCGGCGTAGTCGGTGCCGGGCTGGGGGTCGAGGTCGAGGCGGAGTTCGTCGGGGTGGTCGGTGTCCTCGCGGCGCACCGGCCACGGGTGGAAGGTGACGGCCCCCAGGTTGGCGGCCCACAGGACGGCGGCCGGTTCGGTGGGGCACATCTCGTCGGCCGACCGGCCGCTGGGGAAGGTGATGTGGGCCGTCGGGATCCAGTCGGGCAGGTACTTGGGCGCGCGCTTCTGGAAGAAGGACTCGCCCGTCACGCCGTCGGGGTAGCGCTCCAGGGTGGTCGGCCGGTTCCGCAGGGCGCGGGTGATGCCCTCGCCGACGGCCAGGTAGTAGGTCACCATGTCCAGCTTGGTGTAGCCCGTCTCCGGGAAGTACACCTTGTCCGGGTTGGAGACCCGTACGGTCCGGTCACCGACCTCGAGCTCCACCGCTGCCGCCTTGCCTGCCATGCGGGTCAGCCTAGGGCTCGCCGACAACTCGCGCATACCGGACAATCACCCCATGGACCTGCCGGTGATGCCGCCCGTGAAACCGATGCTCGCGAAATCCGTGAAGAAGATCCCGCCGGGCATGCAGTACGAGGCGAAGTGGGACGGCTTTCGCGCCCTCGTCCATCGCGACGGCTCCGAGCTCTTCATCGGCAGCCGCACGGGCAAGCCGCTGGTGCGCTACTTCCCCGAACTCGCCGAGGCGTTCACGGACCGGCTGCCCGAGCGCTGCGTGATCGACGGCGAGATCGTGATCGAGCACGACGGCCGGCTCGACTTCGACCGGCTCACGGAGCGGATCCACCCGGCCGCGTCCCGGGTGCGCATGCTGGCGGAGACGACTCCCGCCCGGTTCATCGCCTTCGACCTGCTCGCCCTCGGTGACGAGTCCTTCCTCGACACCCCGCTCACCGAGCGGCGGGCCGTCCTGGAGAGCGCGCTCACCGGGGTCGAACCCCCGGTCCACCTCGCCCCGGCCACCACCGACGTCACCGTCGCCGAGCACTGGTTCGAGCAGTACGAGGGCGCCGGCCTCGACGGCGTGATCGCCAAGCCGCTCGACCTGCCCTACCGGCCGGACGCCCGGCTGATGTACAAGATCAAGCACGAGCGCACGGCCGACGTGGTCGTGGCCGGATACCGCCTCCACAAGAGCGGGCCGGTGGTCGGCTCGCTGCTCCTCGGCCTGTACGACGACGGGGGCGCCCTCCAGCACGTCGGCGTGTGCGCGGCCTTCACCGCGAAGCGGCGCGCCGAACTCGTCGGGGAACTGGAGCCGCTGCGCATGGATCCGCCGGACGGGCACCCGTGGGCGGCCTGGGCGGACGAGGCGGCGCACGAGTCCTCCCGCCTGCCGGGCGCCCAGAGCCGCTGGACCGGCAAGAAGGACCTGTCCTGGGTGGCGCTGCGCCCCGAACGCGTCTGCGAGGTGGGGTACGACCACATGGAGGGCGACCGCTTCCGGCACACGGCCCAGTTCAAGCGCTGGCGGCCGGACCGCACGCCGGAGTCCTGCGGGTACGCGCAACTGGAGGAGCCCGTCTCGTACGACCTCGGCGCGATCCTCTCGTAGCCCCGCTCCGGCCCGCCGGCCGGCCGCGCGGAGATCGTTCCGCTCCGGTGGCGACGTGAGATGCCCCACATCGGGTTTGCGACGTGATCGGCTCTTCTCGGCGTGGTGTTCGGGGAACTGACGGTCGATCGGGACCGCGCACCACGCCGCACCTGCGGGAACGCCGGGCGCGTTCCCGCCGTCGTCCGTACGCCTCGCCGAAGGCCGCGCACCGCTGTTGCCCGGCGGTGACGGAGCCGTCGTCGAACCGGCACCGCCATCCGGTACGTATGGATACGTATGGAGGAGGGAAACCCCCTCGCCGCCCGACAGACCCACAAGGACCGATCGTGATCGCCTCGCCCTCGCCCCTCGTCCCCGTGCCGATCCCCGACCGCGTCGCCGCGCTCATCGGTTCCTGCCTGCCGCTGCACGTGCTCCAGGCCGAGGTCGACGCCGACTGCGCGGCGCGCGAGGTCTACCGCTTCCGCGGGCCGCTGTGCGCCGAGGACCGGGCCGACCGCGAGCACGCCCTCGCCGCGCTCGCGCGGGCGAACAAGATCCTCGCCAAGCACCACCCGAAGCTCCCGGTGCGTCCCGGCTACTGACCCTCCGGCGCTCGGCCGTTCGGGGCTCGGACCCCGTCCGCACCGGTTCGGGCGTACCCCGCATGCGGGACACCGGCCCCGGTGTGAGGCTGCCAGCGTGACCACCACCAGCGAAGCAGCGCCCGCGCCTCCCGCCGCCGAGCCCCCGGTGCTCGACAGCCGCCGCCGCAACATCGTCTTCGGCACGATCATGCTCGGGGTCCTCCTCGCCGCGCTCGACCAGACGATCGTGGGCACCGCGCTGCCGACGATCGTCGCGGACCTCGGCGGCGCCGCCCACATGTCGTGGGTGGTCACCTCGTACCTGCTCGCGGAGACGGTCGCGACCGTCCTCGTCGGCAAGTTCGGCGACCTGTTCGGCCGCAAGGTGATCTTCCAGATCTCGGCGGTCGTCTTCATCACCGGCTCGTTCCTGTGCGGCCTCGCCACCAA
It encodes:
- a CDS encoding SsgA family sporulation/cell division regulator; this translates as MSTVIEQAVQARLVASAPRAESVAATLRYDREDPYAVSMAFPPPATLEGVEVSWAFARELLVEGVDGPAGVGDVRLRPYGYDRTVVEFHAPEGVAVVHVRTEELRTFLERSQHLVPRGREHQYLDWDANLAQLLEEHP
- a CDS encoding ABC-F family ATP-binding cassette domain-containing protein encodes the protein MATRPTFITCTSLSFSWPDGTKVLDDFRLAVGPGRTGLVGLNGSGKSTLLKLIAGELTPSAGTVRVAGEVGHLPQNLVLRTALRVDQVLGIDRTRAALHAIEAGDTAEEHFAAVGDDWDVEERARAVLDQLGLGHIGLDRTIGEVSGGESVLLRLAALLLARPGVLLLDEPTNNLDLYARRRLYEAVDAWSGVLVVVSHDRELLERVDQIADLRDGEVAWYGGNWSDYQAALATEQEAAERMVRVAEADVQRQKRDLADAQMKLARRRRYGQKSYDNKVVPKIVANSRRAAAEVSSAKHRVLHTERLAEARSRLDAAVEAVRDDDEIRIELPRTAVHAGQDVLLLRDLELPYGGRVSGGFELRGPERVALLGRNGAGKTTLLRTIAGELAPVAGEAVTHVPLRFLPQRLDVLDDGLSVVENVARFAPAATPNQIRARLARFLFRGARADRPAGTLSGGERFRATLAALLLAEPAPRLLMLDEPTNNLDTASVRSLTAALEAYEGALIVASHDVPFLESLGITRWLLLDGALRPTTAEAVRAGLGAGAPGAGAVPVE
- a CDS encoding acyl-ACP desaturase yields the protein MTLTPSHLGSSAEWTDARLLYALEEVVEKELNRHLKVTKDWMPHEYVPWSDARNFPGFFEDGEAWERSQSKVTDVGRIALVVNLLTEDNLPSYHHEIATLFGRDGAWGTWVHRWTAEEGRHGIVMRDYLLASRAVDPDELERFRMAHMSEGFESDNRHSMLHSVAYVAFQELATRISHRNTGHQSGDPVCDRMLARIALDENLHMVFYRNLLGAAFELAPDLTMQAVRDVVVNFRMPGHGMPGFERAAAQMAIGEIYNLRIHHDDVIQPVLRFLKVLQIEGLGPEGLKAQEELGLYLNGLDGEARKFDERLAARKARMEARAAG
- a CDS encoding WhiB family transcriptional regulator, whose product is MQTDTMPSAPQALLTPDLSWQQDALCAQAGPEFFFPAPGSSTREAKQLCGACEGRVACLEYALKHDERFGVWGGLSEKERIKLKRRRG
- a CDS encoding TetR/AcrR family transcriptional regulator gives rise to the protein MSGSTRTDGRVERGNQTRRLVLGRTMHIASVEGLEGLSLGRIATELGLSKSGVFALFGSKEELQLATVRAATSVFVAEVVTPLTDLPPGPGRVWALCRNWLAYSSGRTFEGGCFFYAVSAEFDARTGPVHDAVAQARRDWLAYVERTIEEARLAGGFVADVDAPQLAFEIIALMESANAQSVLLGDTSAYARAERGIARLLRAEATAGAREEIGAPAG
- a CDS encoding alpha/beta hydrolase, whose product is MFPKALLVRTALNAAARVAPAPAGRAVFHLFVRPAGRARLRPAEEPLMAAARVDRIRVRGKEAVVYAWGDGRRPVLLVHGWSSRASRLAAFAEALVERGYSPVAFDAPGHGEASGRASNIIEYRAIIRELHARHGDFDAVLAHSFGVLAALFALRDGVRAGRFVGISGVGSFTLLTDWFQGAFGLTGRAMRAMRRHVERRLAPGEPEIWHRLDADWRPDDLGAPVLLFHDETDEMVPMAHARLLARAHGERARLVVTRGLGHRRILRDDQVVAEAVEFMTGQGAGRGGARPADRAAGRTERSGRAGEASAVPGVAAR
- the ligD gene encoding non-homologous end-joining DNA ligase; the protein is MAGKAAAVELEVGDRTVRVSNPDKVYFPETGYTKLDMVTYYLAVGEGITRALRNRPTTLERYPDGVTGESFFQKRAPKYLPDWIPTAHITFPSGRSADEMCPTEPAAVLWAANLGAVTFHPWPVRREDTDHPDELRLDLDPQPGTDYADAVRAAHELRAVLDEHGLRGWPKTSGGRGLHVFVPILPNWTFTQVRRAAIACGRELERRMPERVTIKWWKEERGQRIFLDYNQTARDRTIASAYSVRPHPHAPVSAPLRWDEVDDAVPRDFDIRTMPARYAEHGDVHADMDDERFSLESLLELARRDEAEHGLGDLPYPPEYPKMPGEPKRVQPSRAKKEGKEPGEKG
- a CDS encoding ATP-dependent DNA ligase, with product MDLPVMPPVKPMLAKSVKKIPPGMQYEAKWDGFRALVHRDGSELFIGSRTGKPLVRYFPELAEAFTDRLPERCVIDGEIVIEHDGRLDFDRLTERIHPAASRVRMLAETTPARFIAFDLLALGDESFLDTPLTERRAVLESALTGVEPPVHLAPATTDVTVAEHWFEQYEGAGLDGVIAKPLDLPYRPDARLMYKIKHERTADVVVAGYRLHKSGPVVGSLLLGLYDDGGALQHVGVCAAFTAKRRAELVGELEPLRMDPPDGHPWAAWADEAAHESSRLPGAQSRWTGKKDLSWVALRPERVCEVGYDHMEGDRFRHTAQFKRWRPDRTPESCGYAQLEEPVSYDLGAILS